Part of the Tetragenococcus koreensis genome, TTTTAGCCACGCCTTTGGTTTATGCGGATTAACTGATAAAGCGTGGAATAATATTTACCCACGTTTGCAACAACATGCTGTCCAAATTCTTACAACCATTCCAATTAGCATGAAAAAAAAGCTCTTACCCATTGATGCTTTACAAAAGGAAAATGTTTTTGTGGGCATAGGCTGCGATGGTTTTTATGATTCATGGAGTCCTTATGTATCTGGAGATGTAGTAGAAAAAGTACGTAACTACTGTGATTATACTGGAAAAAGCGATGAACGAGCTTTAAGGCAAAGTTTAAAGCTAATTACTAACGAACTTACCCCTCTTACTGAAAACGGCCAACAACAATGGCCAAATATCGGTGATACGGCCAGTTTTGTTTTTATTGATGCGATATGTAGCGCTCAAGTTGCGGCTCGCATTCCCAAAGAACGAGTATTGATGCATAAAGGAAATTTCTATCCTTCCAAATAATTCATACAGTTTTAACATAAATAAAAAGTTCCGAGCAAGAGGAACGTAAAAACTCTTCACTCGGAACTTTTTATTTTATTCGTTGTTTATTCAGCAGCTAAAGCCGCTTTGTTGATATAGTTATAAGGTTGATTGAAATGTGGTAAGAAGAAGATATCAAGCATACCTAATTCATCAATGGTTACTTGGCGTTCGATAGCTAGTGAGAACATATGAATAGCCATTGAGATATCTGATGTCGTTGAAGACATTTGAGCGCCCACAATCCGACGAGAACTTGCTTCATAAACCATCCGCAATTTCACATCAGCATTTTCTTTCATAAATTCTGGTTTTTGCGTATCTTCAATATCTGTATATTTCACGTCTAAATTAAATTTAGCAGCAGACTCAACAGAATAACCTGTTGATACCATGTGGTGACCAAAGATTGAAATCCCGTTTGAACCTTGAACTCCAGGCGATTCAATTGGGTTGCCTGCAATATTTTCACCAGCGACAATCCCTGTGCGTAGCGCGTTCGACGCCAAAGCAATATAAGTGGTTCCTTGTAACGCATTTGAATAAACTGTTGCGCAATCACCCACTGCATAAACATCTGGATCACTCGTTTGTTGGTGACGGTCTACTAGATAAGCGCCGTTAGCAAACAATTCTAAATGATCTTTAGCCAATTGATTATTTGGTGAAAAGCCGATCGCATTAATGACTAAATCAACATCATAGTCCCCTTTTTCAGTGACAATTTGTTCGACCTTGTCTGAACCTTTATATTCTTTCACTAATTCACCGTAATGCAATTCAATCCCGTGATCAGCTAAATTTTTGTCCATATCATCAGTAAACCAAGGATCATAATAACTTGGCAAGCAACGATCTAATGCGTCAAATAACAACACATTTTTGCCGCGTCGTTTGGCAGCTTCTGCCATTTCCACACCAATATATCCTGCCCCGATAACTGCGATATTTTTCACATCTTCATGTTCAAACATTTGATCAATGTTTTGGCCTTCTTCGTATTTTTTCATAAAGGTAATGTTCTTTAATTCACGACCAGGTACCTTAGGAGAGATCGGGATAGAACCAGTAGCTAATACTAGCTTGTCATAGCTTTCTTCTACCTTATCTCCTTGTTGATCTGTTGCATGAACAATTTTTCCTTCAAAGTCAATATTATCAACAGTTGTTTGTGTCCGTACCTTAGCGCCTTTTGCTTCAAAGTCTTCGCGATCGGTATAAAATAAACCATCTACGCTATCAATTTGATGTCCTACCCACAAAGCAGTTCCACAGCTTAAGTAGCTAAAGTTTTCGTTGCGTTCGATCATTACAACTTCTTGTTCTGAGTTATCTAAGATGGCGTTTGCTGCTGCTAAGCCAGCATGATTCGTTCCAATAATTACTGTTTTTGTCATCTGTTTTTCCTCCCTTAATTTACAAATACACTATACCAAGATTGTGAATATGGGAACTATCAACTTTTTTTGCACAACCGAAAGAATTGAAAGGAAATTCACATGAGAAACTATATAAAAGTATTTCTTCAGGAAGAAAAACAAAAATAAAAATTCTTTTGTGAAAAAAAGCCCATTTACAGAACTTTTTTCACAAACCTCCCTCGCTAATTTCGAATCTCGAATAGTTTTTCATCAATCATTGCCATTACCTGCTGAGCCGCTTGCGGACTTTCTACAAAATTTAACTGATCACCGTCAATTTGGATTTTAGGACTTTGATTATAATTCTCATACCACAAATCATAGCGACGATTTAGTTCTTTATAGTAGTCATACAATGTAGGGTCATATTCCAATTGCTCGTATGGCCGGCCCCGTTTTTCAATACGTTCAAGCATGGTAGCAAAAGAGACTTTAATATGTACCAATAAGTCTGGATGTTTTTTATGGGCTGCATAGGGAAGTTCTTCCATCATATTACCTAATAATTCATCGTAAACACGAACTTCAATCTCATTGGCTCTACCCAAATCAGCATTTAAGTGGAACAAGAGAGAATCTTCATAAATCGAACGATCCAATACGTTATTGTCTTCTTGCATTGCTTTTTTGATATTAGCAAAACGTTTATTTAAAAAATAGATTTGCAATAAAAAAGCATATTGCTCTGGATCTTCATAAAATAAGGGTAATACTTCATTTTCTGCAACTGACTCATAAAAAGCTTGGCTACCTAAATGATTAGCTAATAACGCAGTTAAACTAGACTTTCCTGCACCGATTGTACCTGCTAACACAATCACACTCATAACATCCCTTCTATTTTTCACTAAATATAGTACTCTTTATCCAACTTAAACACTTTAACCCGCTATATCTGGTAACGTCAAGGTCGATTTTTTTACTTTTTTATAACAAAGAAACCTTAAGATTTACCTTTTTTTCTTATAAAATGTTTTGAATACTTAACGAGAGCGCATTAATTTAGTAAAATATCTAAAGGATAACAAATGAAAATAGAAAGAGGCTCAACATGTTAGTTCAGGGAAATGGTCAATCAAACGGAAAAATTATCTTAATTGGCGAGCACTCCGTTGTTTATGGAGAACCAGCAATTGCTTTTCCTTTTGGCGGGACTCAAGTAAACGCCACTGTACAACAAGCAGAAAAAAATTTTTTAACATCACGTTATTATGTAGGCTACCTACAAAATGCACCTGAGCAGTTACAAAGTATTAAGCAACTGGCTCATAAATTACAAACCGATTTACATACACCCCATTTTGAATTAGATATTAACAGTACGATCCCAGCTGCACGAGGCATGGGTTCAAGTGCTGCAGTCGCAGTCGCTATTACACGGGCTTTTTTTAGTTGGAGTGAACAAGAACTCACTCAAAAAAAACTGCTGTCTTTTGTTAACTTTGCTGAAAAGATTGCCCATGGTAATCCTAGCGGCATTGATGCTGCAGCTACCAGCGGAGAAGAACCCATTTTTTTTGAAAGAAAGCAAGAAGTAACAACTTTTCCAATGAATATTGACGCCTATTTGCTGGTTGCTGATACTGGTATTCTTGGTCAAACTAGAGAAGCTGTACAGTCAGTAGCCCAACGTTTACACACATTTCATGACGAAACTTTTTCGGCCATTCAAGAATTAGGGATATTAACTGATCAGGCCAAAGAAGCAATTATTGCAAACCAACCCGAAGTTTTAGGTGAATTAATGATAAAAGCGCATAAGCGGTTAAAATCATTAACGGTTAGTAATAAATTATTAGATGCTTTCATCCAATTTTCTTTAGAAAATGGTGCATTAGGCGCAAAATTGACAGGTGGCGGCCGCGGAGGTTGCTTTTTGGCGCTGACAAAAACCAAAGAACAAGCTGAAATATTAGCCCAGCAATTACAAGAACGCGGTATAAAAGAAACCTGGATACAAGGATTAGGAGTTTATCAATATGCATAATGGAAAAGCGAGAGCATTTACAAATATTGCCTTGATTAAATACTGGGGTAAAAAAGATCAGCAACTGATTTT contains:
- the nox gene encoding H2O-forming NADH oxidase, producing the protein MTKTVIIGTNHAGLAAANAILDNSEQEVVMIERNENFSYLSCGTALWVGHQIDSVDGLFYTDREDFEAKGAKVRTQTTVDNIDFEGKIVHATDQQGDKVEESYDKLVLATGSIPISPKVPGRELKNITFMKKYEEGQNIDQMFEHEDVKNIAVIGAGYIGVEMAEAAKRRGKNVLLFDALDRCLPSYYDPWFTDDMDKNLADHGIELHYGELVKEYKGSDKVEQIVTEKGDYDVDLVINAIGFSPNNQLAKDHLELFANGAYLVDRHQQTSDPDVYAVGDCATVYSNALQGTTYIALASNALRTGIVAGENIAGNPIESPGVQGSNGISIFGHHMVSTGYSVESAAKFNLDVKYTDIEDTQKPEFMKENADVKLRMVYEASSRRIVGAQMSSTTSDISMAIHMFSLAIERQVTIDELGMLDIFFLPHFNQPYNYINKAALAAE
- a CDS encoding deoxynucleoside kinase translates to MSVIVLAGTIGAGKSSLTALLANHLGSQAFYESVAENEVLPLFYEDPEQYAFLLQIYFLNKRFANIKKAMQEDNNVLDRSIYEDSLLFHLNADLGRANEIEVRVYDELLGNMMEELPYAAHKKHPDLLVHIKVSFATMLERIEKRGRPYEQLEYDPTLYDYYKELNRRYDLWYENYNQSPKIQIDGDQLNFVESPQAAQQVMAMIDEKLFEIRN
- the mvk gene encoding mevalonate kinase, whose translation is MLVQGNGQSNGKIILIGEHSVVYGEPAIAFPFGGTQVNATVQQAEKNFLTSRYYVGYLQNAPEQLQSIKQLAHKLQTDLHTPHFELDINSTIPAARGMGSSAAVAVAITRAFFSWSEQELTQKKLLSFVNFAEKIAHGNPSGIDAAATSGEEPIFFERKQEVTTFPMNIDAYLLVADTGILGQTREAVQSVAQRLHTFHDETFSAIQELGILTDQAKEAIIANQPEVLGELMIKAHKRLKSLTVSNKLLDAFIQFSLENGALGAKLTGGGRGGCFLALTKTKEQAEILAQQLQERGIKETWIQGLGVYQYA